A genomic window from Melopsittacus undulatus isolate bMelUnd1 chromosome 7, bMelUnd1.mat.Z, whole genome shotgun sequence includes:
- the JADE1 gene encoding protein Jade-1 translates to MGAWHEGAALRARCPAPRRTHEAAPSPPRRGSPAALPALTAAAAPPSAGCLLFPGEIMKRRRLPSSSEDSDDNGSLSTWSQHSRSRRRRTSCSRHEDRKPSEVFRTDLITAMKLHDSFQLNPDEYYVLADPWRQEWEKGVQVPVSPGTIPEPVARIVSETKAVTFTRPRKYIVSSGSEPPELGYVDIRTLADSMCRYDLNDVDVAWLQLANEEFKDMGMPELDEYTMERILEEFELRCYDNMNHAIETEEGLGIEYDEDVVCDVCQSPDGEDGNEMVFCDKCNICVHQACYGILKVPEGSWLCRTCALGVEPKCLLCPKKGGAMKPTRSGTKWVHVSCALWIPEVSIGSPEKMEPITKVSHIPSSRWALVCSLCNEKVGASIQCSVKNCRTAFHVTCAFDRGLEMKTILAENDEVKFKSYCPKHSSSKKVDEETFSESPGQENGNGIQDSSLPTHIDPFHSMAQNQEEAHRVSHRKQKLQQLEDEFYTFVESAEVAKVLRLPEESVEFLYQYWKLKRKANFNKPLITPKKDEEDNLAKREQDVLFRRLQLFTHLRQDLERVRNLTYMVTRREKIKRSVCKVQEQIFNVYAKQLEQERVSGVPSSFSSMDNTVLFNSPSLGPSAPKIEDLKWHSAFFRKQMGTSLTHSLKKSHKRDRVRESSGNDSKAILRQPSQKEGSAVPGSFLHFDKTFAETRIASAQQKNGIVTPDHRKNRDNRPQCEVTKAELKEKTSKHNHKPLRPSELSQRQSENKRAVNHSSGRSAPGMRRDVVPKCNGGLVKVNSNQTAAVQVPTTPTSPVKNWGGFRIPKKGERQQQGENLEETCRQNSSYPYLGRVSPKDRAKSKLKPDSENDGYIPDAEMSDSETEVAEKKCRQQRLSPNNTISRRTDIIRRSILAS, encoded by the exons GTCTGTCCACCTGGTCTCAGCATTCCAGATCTCGACGTCGGAGGACGTCGTGTTCCAGACATGAAGATCGGAAACCTTCTGAG GTGTTCAGAACGGACCTGATCACTGCCATGAAGTTACATGACTCCTTCCAGCTGAACCCTGATGAATACTATGTGCTGGCAGACCCCTGGAGGCAGGAGTGGGAAAAGGGAGTTCAGGTGCCAGTTAGCCCAGGGACCATCCCAGAACCAGTAGCCAG GATTGTGTCTGAGACAAAAGCCGTCACGTTTACACGACCCAGGAAGTACATTGTTTCGTCAGGGTCGGAGCCTCCGGAGCTGGGCTATGTTGACATTCGAACCTTAGCAGACAGCATGTGTCGCTATGATCTCAATGACGTGGACGTCGCGTGGTTGCAGCTTGCCAATGAAGAGTTCAAAGACATGG GGATGCCCGAGCTGGATGAGTACACGATGGAAAGGATCCTAGAGGAGTTTGAACTACGATGCTATGATAACATGAATCATGCTATTGAGAcagaagaaggacttgggattGAATATGATGAAGATGTTGTCTGTGACGTCTGTCAGTCTCCAGATGGAGAAGATGGCAACGAAATGGTGTTTTGTGACAAATGCAATATCTGTGTGCACCAG GCATGCTATGGGATCCTGAAGGTGCCAGAAGGCAGCTGGTTGTGCAGGACCTGTGCACTTGGTGTTGAGCCCAAGTGTTTGCTGTGTCCTAAGAAGGGTGGAGCCATGAAGCCAACTCGAAGTGGCACCAAGTGGGTCCACGTTAGCTGTGCTCTATGGATTCCAGAG gtgAGCATTGGAAGCCCGGAAAAAATGGAGCCCATTACAAAGGTTTCTCACATTCCCAGCAGCAGATGGGCACTGGTGTGCAGCCTTTGCAATGAAAAAGTTGGAGCTTCTATACAG TGTTCGGTGAAGAACTGCAGAACAGCCTTTCATGTTACCTGTGCATTCGACCGTGGCTTGGAGATGAAGACCATCCTGGCAGAGAATGATGAGGTGAAGTTTAAGTCATACTGTCCCAAGCACAGTTCCAGCAAGAAAGTGGATGAGGAGACTTTCAGTGAAAGCCCAGGTCAggagaatgggaatgggattcaGGACAGCTCTCTTCCCACCCACATTGACCCTTTCCACAGCATGGCTCAGAACCAGGAGGAGGCCCACAGGGTCAGCCACCGCAAACAGAAActccagcagctggaggatGAGTTCTATACCTTTGTTGAGTCTGCGGAAGTGGCTAAAGTGCTGAGGCTGCCAGAGGAGTCAGTGGAATTCCTTTACCAGTACTGGAAGCTGAAGAGAAAAGCCAACTTCAACAAGCCTTTGATTACTCCAAAGAAGGATGAAGAGGACAATCTGGCCAAACGAGAACAGGATGTTCTATTCAGAAGACTGCAGCTCTTTACACACCTCCGGCAGGATCTAGAGCGG GTGCGTAATCTCACCTACATGGTGACCCGAAGGGAAAAAATCAAGAGATCTGTTTGCAAAGTTCAAGAACAGATATTTAATGTCTACGCAAAGCAGCTGGAACAAGAAAGAGTTTCAG GTGTGCCTTCCTCATTCTCCTCCATGGACAACACAGTGCTGTTCAACAGTCCATCTTTGGGCCCCAGTGCCCCTAAGATAGAGGATCTGAAATGGCATTCTGCATTCTTCAGGAAACAGATGGGCACGTCCCTAACTCATTCCTTGAAAAAATCACACAAGAGGGACAGAGTAAGGGAGAGCTCGGGGAATGACAGCAAAGCCATTCTGAGGCAGCCCAGCCAGAAGGAGGGCAGTGCAGTTCCAGGGAGCTTTCTACATTTTGACAAGACCTTTGCAGAAACACGGATAGcatcagcacagcagaaaaatggCATCGTTACACCAGAccacaggaaaaacagagacAATCGTCCACAGTGCGAGGTGACCAAGGCAGAACTAAAAGAAAAGACTTCTAAACACAACCACAAACCACTGAGACCTTCAGAACTCTCTCAGAGgcaatcagaaaataaaagggcTGTGAACCACTCCAGTGGTAGGTCAGCACCTGGCATGCGGAGGGACGTAGTGCCTAAATGCAACGGGGGTCTTGTGAAAGTAAACTCTAATCAGACAGCAGCAGTTCAAGTGCCTACAACACCCACGAGCCCAGTGAAAAACTGGGGCGGATTCCGAATTCCAAAGAAGGGGGAAAGGCAACAGCAGGGCGAGAACCTAGAGGAGACTTGTCGCCAGAACTCCAGCTACCCCTACTTGGGCAGAGTTTCCCCGAAGGACAGAGCAAAAAGCAAGCTCAAGCCTGACAGTGAGAATGATGGGTATATCCCTGATGCTGAAATGAGTGACTCAGAGACTGAAGTGGCTGAAAAGAAGTGCCGGCAGCAGAGGCTCAGTCCAAACAACACTATCAGCAGAAGGACAGACATTATCAGGAGAAGCATCCTGGCATCCTGA